One genomic window of Paenisporosarcina antarctica includes the following:
- a CDS encoding 3-oxoacyl-ACP synthase, which translates to MHIGIASTGVYIPSQFMSAEEISSSSGIPLHVVKNKMGITKKTIPGPNDHTVQMAIWAAQNALVRGRIDPKSIDCIIYIGEEHKEYPLWTAAIKIQEEIGAFHAWGFDVSLRCSTTILALKLAKSLMLSDDSIETVLLTGGYRNGDFIDYSNERTRFMFNLGAGGAAIVLKKNHGENIVLESDIMTDGSFSEDVVVPVGGTKTPLTGELLASGAYKLDVLDPNGMKKRLELKSMQNFLQVIRHSLVKSGFSEPDISYLAILHMKKSAHDFVLHELGLLEDQSIYLHEYGHIGQLDQIISLHLAEQNGKLQKGDIVVLVSAGIGYAWGATTINWG; encoded by the coding sequence ATGCATATTGGAATCGCTAGTACTGGTGTATATATCCCTTCACAATTCATGTCGGCGGAAGAAATTTCATCTTCTTCTGGAATACCATTACATGTTGTCAAGAACAAAATGGGGATCACAAAAAAAACCATTCCTGGACCTAATGATCATACTGTTCAAATGGCTATATGGGCAGCTCAAAATGCACTTGTAAGAGGTCGAATTGACCCGAAATCAATCGATTGTATCATTTATATTGGTGAAGAGCATAAAGAATACCCTTTATGGACTGCAGCAATTAAAATTCAAGAAGAAATTGGTGCTTTTCACGCATGGGGTTTTGATGTTTCACTTAGATGTAGTACAACAATTTTAGCTTTGAAGTTAGCAAAAAGCTTAATGTTATCTGATGATTCAATAGAGACAGTACTTTTAACAGGTGGTTATCGAAACGGAGATTTTATTGATTATTCAAATGAACGAACACGGTTCATGTTTAATCTTGGTGCTGGTGGAGCTGCAATAGTTTTGAAAAAAAATCATGGTGAGAATATAGTTCTTGAATCAGACATTATGACAGATGGATCGTTTTCTGAAGATGTTGTTGTTCCGGTAGGGGGCACAAAAACCCCATTAACAGGAGAGTTATTAGCTTCAGGTGCATATAAACTTGATGTTTTAGATCCTAATGGTATGAAAAAGCGATTGGAACTAAAATCTATGCAAAATTTTCTACAAGTTATTAGACATTCGTTGGTAAAGAGTGGGTTTTCAGAACCAGATATTTCATACCTAGCTATACTTCACATGAAAAAATCAGCACATGACTTCGTATTACATGAACTTGGATTATTGGAAGATCAGTCAATATATTTACATGAATATGGACATATTGGCCAACTAGATCAAATCATTTCTTTACATCTAGCAGAGCAAAATGGAAAACTTCAAAAAGGAGACATCGTTGTATTAGTTAGCGCGGGTATCGGTTATGCCTGGGGAGCTACAACAATAAATTGGGGATAA
- the phaZ gene encoding intracellular short-chain-length polyhydroxyalkanoate depolymerase, with amino-acid sequence MTLQKVLLSNGETISYRERDGGEQVIVLVHGNMTSSKHWDILIDELDSKYKLYALDLRGFGESSYHTRVQGIEDFAHDLKGFVDALGLDAFHLVGWSTGGAVCMQFVVEYPGMCKKLVLLASASTRGYPFYGTNANGTPDMQRRLQTIEEVENDAKTKAIQWLYDTNNREGLKSVWNALIYTHKQPDETKYEEYVTDMLTQRNLADVYYSLNRFNISGIHNGLIEGSNKAKNILIPVLVLRGDRDFVISQQMTLEIVEDLRNVATYIPLINSGHSPLIDDLLQLTQQIETFLG; translated from the coding sequence ATGACGTTGCAAAAAGTGTTACTAAGTAACGGGGAAACTATTTCTTATCGTGAACGGGATGGTGGAGAACAAGTGATTGTGCTCGTTCATGGAAATATGACATCTTCCAAGCACTGGGATATCTTGATTGATGAATTAGATTCGAAATACAAATTGTATGCACTCGACTTAAGAGGTTTTGGGGAATCGAGTTATCATACTCGTGTTCAAGGAATTGAAGACTTTGCTCATGACTTAAAAGGTTTTGTCGATGCTTTAGGACTTGATGCATTTCATTTAGTAGGCTGGTCAACTGGTGGTGCAGTTTGCATGCAATTTGTTGTTGAATATCCTGGTATGTGCAAAAAGCTTGTCCTTCTGGCATCAGCATCCACTCGAGGGTATCCATTCTATGGAACGAACGCAAATGGAACGCCCGACATGCAAAGACGTCTACAAACAATTGAAGAAGTTGAAAATGATGCAAAAACAAAAGCCATTCAATGGTTATATGATACAAACAATCGTGAGGGATTAAAATCGGTTTGGAATGCGTTAATTTATACACATAAACAACCAGATGAAACAAAATATGAAGAATATGTAACGGATATGTTAACACAACGGAATTTGGCGGATGTTTATTATTCGTTGAATAGGTTTAATATAAGCGGCATTCATAATGGATTAATTGAAGGGTCAAACAAAGCTAAAAATATATTAATACCGGTATTAGTTTTAAGAGGAGATCGGGATTTTGTGATTTCTCAACAAATGACGCTCGAAATAGTTGAGGACCTTAGAAATGTTGCGACATATATTCCGTTAATAAATTCAGGTCATTCCCCACTTATTGACGATTTGTTACAACTAACACAACAAATTGAAACGTTTTTAGGGTAG